Genomic segment of Macellibacteroides fermentans:
ATGGAGCTTATTGTCCTTACCATCGGATATGAAATGCAAATATTACCTCCGGCGATTTTTGTGATGCTTGTATTAATGACTCTTGTCACAACCTTTATGACCACCCCTCTGATCTCATTTATCGACTTCTGTTACCGGACGAGAGAAAAGATTATTGAAAATAAAAAAGCAGGTACAGTGTCAGGCGTATTTAAAGTACTGCTTTCATTCGGACGAGCCGGGAATGGTCAGATTATGCTGGATGTTGCCCATCAAATGTTTTCAAAAGGGAAAAACCATTTGGAAATTACAGCATTACATTTAACGGTCGGATCGGACGTAAACCCTCTGCATGCGGATAATTTTGAAGAGGTGAGCTTTGGGCCAATACTCTATGGAGCAAAAAAACTGGGTATACCTTTGATTACCCGTTATGAAGTATCAAATAATGCCGGTCAGGATATTTGTGATATTGTAAATGAAGAGGGCTATGATTTCCTTTTGGTAGGCGCAGGGATTTCCATGTCTGACGCCCCGGACGATGTTGCTGCCAACAAATACCGGGCAACGTTCTATAACCGTTACTTTAAAAAGCTCAATGCCCCTGAATCATGGTTCTATCCGGGAGGATTGCTGAAGGACAAGACTAAAATGTTTATCGAACAGACCAACTGCCCTGTAGGAGTGTTCGTTAACAGAGGGTTTGTAAAGGCAACCAACGTATTGGTTACGCTGACGAATGTGGAAGACTTATTCTTACTCGAATATGTACATCGTTTGGTAAAAGCCACCCACGGATCGGTGGGGATTGTAAGTAATCCGCCCAATAGTGAAGAGGAGTCGGTTATGACAGAAAGCATACAAAAGTTTATTTTTGAAACGAAACATGCAACCCTACTCCCGGAGAAGAAACTATCGGGAGATATTCTTGCAAAATTTAATTTCATGCTTATAAGCTATCCAACATGGAACATTCTTTGTGAAACCCGTAAAGACGCGCTCCAAAAGATGCCTTCAACGTTGATTCTGAACAAAGCTTCAAAATGATATCCTTCGTGTATGCTTTTCCCTTTGGGGATGCTTTTTCACTGCAGATTTAACCGGCTTATTTATAATCAAGCCGGGAAGTTACTCTGGTTTCGGTAGGAAAATCTTCCGGTACTTTGATTGTAACTTTACCTGTTGCAGCCCACTCAGCACCGCGAAGGAAGGTAATCTGAAAACCGGTACATTGCATGGCAGGATTATTTTCGAGAGACTCACCTGCATGTCCCAACATTGTATGGAAAATACGGGCTTTTTCGTAATTAACCGTAAACATCAAAGGCTCTTCTCTTCCGGATCCATTGGTTGACTTATCAGAATAGGCAGTAAACAGAATATCTTGAATATTACCAGGTCCACGCATCCTGTCATACAATTCATCTGTAGCATGTCTCCATTTCTTTGGGAGTCCTTTCATTATAGGATGTACCTCGTCTCGGGCATTCAATACATACTCATGCTGTTTGCCATGGGATCCACCAGGCCCCGGAGCACTATCTTCAATCAACTTTCCGTCCAGCCAATATACATAGGGACCAGATTTTTCATCCCGGCCTTCCCATCCGCCCAAGGCACATATCTTATTGAATTCGGGCCAATTGGAAAAGGCATTATCGGCAGCGTGGTAAATTACTATTCCCCCTCCGTTACGGGCAAAAGATATAAAGTTTTGCTTGGTCGCTTCAATCCATGAGTCTCCGTTATAGTCCACCACCACCAATTGGTAAGCTGCAAAATTAGGGCTGAAAGAAGACATATCTTCTCCTGCTGCGGGAGAAACTGCAACGTCTACAACAAAACGTCCGGATTGCTCCATTATTTTTTTCAAAGCCACATTGCTTACCTGCCAATTATGGTTGTTCTGGCCGGTTACTATCAACGTTTTAATAGGCTTTTTCCCAGAAACCGATCCTGCCAACAGAATAAAAGCAAAAACACAAACTAATTTGTAAAGAATAGGGTACTTCATAACAGCTCAAATTTTTGAATATAGATATACAAAATTAGTTTAATAGAATTGAAAAATGTATTTTTGACCACAAAATAATAAGATAATATCATATGTTATATAAGTATGCAGTATTATTTCTTCTCATCACACTTTCCGCAGGAGTTGCGAAAGCCGAAAGTTCGGGAGATGAACCCTGGCGTGAAGAAATGAAAAAGCTCATCTATTCTTCAAGATACTTCGGTCCGAATGCGTTACCCATCCCAACGATGCATTCTGGCAGTGTAAGCAACCGATGGGAAGTTGAAGTACGGGGCGAATACCATCGTTACTCCGGAGATAAAACAAAAAACTGGTACGGTAGATTATACATTCCATTGGTGAATAACCGTGTTGCCGTTGAAGTTAGCTGCACCCTTGAAACAGAATTTGAAACTACCCCGGAAACCAAGGCAGAGAGGTTTGCAGCTGGCACCAAAAACTGGGACAATATACTGGGAGATGTTATTATCGGGACTCATTACCAAATTCTGCGAAGTGAAAAGTGGGTTGATCTGGTTGGAAGGATGTACATCCGCACAGCTACCGGGCAACGACTCGCTTTAGCACGTTACACGGACGCAGCAGGTTATTGGTTTGATCTTACCTTCGGGAAAAATCTGCTTAAATCTACAGACGGAACGGCATCACTCCGTGTTCATGGGATGGGCGGATTCTATTGCTGGATGACAAACAGCCTGGTCCACAGGCAAGACGATGCCTACTCTTATGCAATCGGCCTCACCGGTAAATATAAAAATCTGATGCTGCAAACAGACTATGCAGGTTATACGGGTTACGAGAATAACGGAGACCGCCCCCGCGTATTACGCAGCAATCTGAGTTACGAGCTGAAAAAGAATATTCTATCATTCAAATACTCACACGGAATGAGAGATAATCTGTACGATTCCTATTCCATAGGATACATCCGTTGCTTCTAATAAATACATAGCCCTCTTCAGGAATTTGCCTAAAAAAGGGCTATATAAATCTCAGCTATTAATAACAAAGAGACACAGCTCCCAGAATACCGGCATTCTCCAGAGTAGAGAATTCGATCTGCAGATTACGGATTGAGTTCGGATATGGGAAATCCTTCAGTCCTTCCAACATACTTGCTTCATAAAAGCGATGCGCATCCGCAACCGATCCTCCAAAAACGATCATCTGAGGATCCAATGTCAGCACCACGATCTTTACTGCATCAGCCAGATGGAGTCCGAATTGTCTGTAAGCCTCTAGAGCCCTGGAATCTTGCAGAACAGCCAGATCATACATCTCCTTTCCGTTTGTCTGCCATACATTCATAAAGTAACTCCCGCTGCAATAATATTCCAAATTATGTTCCTTATATGGTATTTCACCAAATTCACCGGATCCACAATTGGCATCGGCAAGCAGCTGGCCTTGCTGAATAATTCCACCACCCAATCCGGTACCGATGGTAAGACCAACAAAGTTAGACACCGTCTGCCCTTTACCGAAGTATCGTTCGCCGAGGGCAAAACAATTGGCATCATTATCAACAAAAACCGGAACCGAGAAACGTTGGGTAAGCAGCTCTTTCAAGTGAACCTCCTCCCAATAAGGTATATTTGCCACATTGTAAACAATGCCGGCACGACGGTCAACCACACTTGGTACTCCTATACCTATGGAAAGGACTTCCTTATCGAAGACCTCTGATATTATTGAAATCAGAGCCTGAATTGTTTCTTCACACGATTTGGCAAACCGGGGAGTTGGCCATATTTTCAAATCAACAATGACGCCATCTTTTACTTTGGCAACTCGCATATTCGTTCCACCCAGATCAACGCCGATATAAGATCCCTCTTTTTTCATCTTAGAATGTATTTAGATTAATGAAAGGCACTCAAAAGTATGTATAATTTTCAAAACAAAAAAATACGCGGGATCTTCCCTGAAGGAAAGTCCCGCGTACAGTAATCTATATGTATTTATACAAAGAACAAAATCAACAATTGAGCCGTAAGCACACGAAGAAACATGGTTAAAGGATAAACCGTTGCATATCCAACAGCCGGTGCATCATTACCGGCGGTCATATTTGCATAGGCCAATGCAGGAGGATCCGTTGTACTACCGGCAATAAGTCCCATCAAGGTAAAATAATTCAATTTAAAGAAATAACGACCTATTGTTCCGATAATCAGCAATGGAATCGTTGTAATTGCAAAACCGTAACCGATCCAGGAAAGTCCGCCGTTATTTACGATTGTATCTATAAATCCGTCTCCGGCACCAATTCCTACACAAGCAAGGAAAAGGGTAATACCTATCTCACGCAACATTAAATTTGCACTCATGGTAGTATAGGTAACCAATTTATATTTATAACCGAAACGGCTGATTAGAATAGAAACAATCAGAGGACCACCAGCCAATCCTAACTTTACAGGCTGAGGAATACCCGGAAATACAAAAGGAATACTTCCAAGGAATATACCTAAGAAAATTCCTACAAAAATAAACAGCAAATTAGGCTCATTCAAACGCTTCATCGAATTACCTAACACCTTTTCAACAGATTCGATGGCCGATTCGGTACCAACCACATTAACACGGTCGCCCACTTGTAAGGTCAGATTCGGATTGGCAACCAGATCAACCCCCGAGCGGTTTACCCTTGTAATATTGACACCATACAAATTGCGTAACTTCAATGTACCCAAACGCTTTCCGTTAAGCTCTGACTTCGTGATCAGAATACGACGGTTGATGAACTGGCTGTCTTTGCGAATCCACTCCTTACGGTCCATATCGATCTCTTCACCAATAAAAGTTCTCAATGCTTCGGCATCCCGTTCGGTTGTTATTACAAATATCTTGTCGTTTTCGCATAAAACCGTTGTGGAAGAAGGTATCTCAACCTCGTTGTTTACATGGCTGATACGTGAGATAACAAAATCACGGTTTTCAATAAGGGCACTTACCTCACTTACCGATTTATTAAAAATAGCCGGATTCTTCACCATCAATGAGATTGGTTTAGCTTCATTGGTATTTTTTCCTTCGGTAGCATTTAATGCCTCATTTTCTTTTTCGAACGACACACGGAAAACATAACGGATTACAATCAAAGAAAGGATAATCCCAACTACACCAAGTGGATAGGCTACCGCATAACCCAATGCAATCGTATTGTCTGTTGTACCGAAAACATCGTTATAGGCTTGCTGTGCCGCACCTAGACCCGGTGTATTTGTAACAGCACCGGAGAGTATTCCAACCATCGTAGCCATAGGTACTCCGGTAACAAAGTGAAGTATAATGGTTGTTGCAACCCCTAAAAGAACTATTCCGCAAGCTAACATATTCAGCGTGATTCCTCCTTTTTTGAAAGAAGAGAAGAAACCAGGCCCAACTTGCATACCTACAGAATAAACGAACAATATCAATCCGAACTCCTTCATAAAGTGTAAAACTTCATGATTCATTTTAAAACCGATCTGTCCGAGTAAAATTCCAACGAAAAGGACGAAAGTAATTCCCAAAGAAATGCCAAAGATTTTAATCTTACCTAACTGGATACCAGCCGCAATGACAAAAGCCAATAGCATTACCGAGTGCGCAATTCCTTCGCCCCACAACAATTCATTCAACCAACTCATAATTAATTATTTACCTTTATTACCGTTAAAAACCAGTGCAAAGTTAACCATATTATTTGTGTTTAACAACATATTTATTTTACCTTTACGAAATTATCAGCATAACTACATGCTGCGTAACTTTGCAAATAAAGGATAATGATCAGATAGAAACGACTCTGTCTAAATCCGCAATATATTATCACAACTATATAGAAATGAAAAAGTTGCATTTTATTTTAATAAACATTATGCTGTCGTCCGTTTTGGCATATTGTTATGCACAGGAAAAAACGGTCACATTTACAACCAGCGCCGGTGTTATCAAAGCCCGTTTATACAATGATGTACCCAATCATACCTCCGTATTCATAAAAAAAGCGGCTAACGGAGACTATAACGGCACCCTCTTTACCCGAGTTATTAAGGAATTTATGATTCAGGGAGGATCACCCGACTCAAAAAATGCCCCGGCAGGTGCCAGATGTGGATTTGGAGATCGGAGATCGGAGATTTTACCGGAGTTTCGAAACCATTACTTTCATAAAAAGGGAGCATTGGCAGCACCTCGTCAGAACGACGACATCAACCCAAAAAAGAAATCGGATATGTCTCAATTCTTTATCGTTCATGGAAAAGTATATACCGATGGAGCACTGGACACTCTCGAACTAATTAAAAATCAACCCATCCGACGCAAAGCAATGGATACCTATTATAAACCGTTTAAAACAGAATTGGAAATCCTTAAAAAAGATAATCCACGGGAATTCAATAAACGTGTTGTAGAGATAAACAGCAAAGTCGACTCCGTAATCCGTTCTACACCCGGGCACCTCATCTTTACCGAAGAACAACGTAAAGCCTACACAACCCTGGGTGGTTGTCCGCATCTGGACGGATTCTACACCATCTACGGCGAAGTAACAGAAGGTTTCGAAGTGATTGATGCGATAGCGAATCAACCTAAAGACGCTTACGACCGGCCTAAAAAAGATATCCGAATTATAAAAGTAACCATCCAATAGTAAGAGTATGCTTAAAAGAGATTTCATCATGGTACAAATTGAGGAATTGGGCAAAGTACTGGCACAACTCTTCGATATACGTCACGATTCAAACGACGGGAAGTCAGCGTCCCTTATCGACACATTGTATACATCTTTAAAGATAGACAAGCACCAGGCACTTACAATGGATTTGGAAACCCTTCGGATAAAACTAGACCAGGGAGATCATGCGGGACTTCAAAGGATGGAACTGATAGCCAAAACAATGCTTGAAGAAAGCTTCCATAACAGCATAGAGGCAAGAGCACTACTTACAAAAGCGAAGGACATATTAACCTTTATTCAAAAATCTGATCAGACATTTTCGTTGGAACGTGTTGAATTGATCGACTTCATATCAAATCTATTGAAAGATTAGTCCCCCGAAAAAATATAATACGAGAGAGGATGAACTTCTATAAGTTCATCCTCTCTCGTATTATTAAGATATATAAAAACGGATTCGTTTCAGATACGCGATAAACTGCTGAAGCATGCATCCACTCCTTCGGCACATCGTTCGCCGTCGATGGCGGCAGAAACAATTCCTCCTGCATACCCAGCCCCTTCACCACAAGGGAATAAACCCTTTATTGTAACGTGCTGCATGCTTTCACGATCCCTGATTATACGTACCGGCGATGAAGTTCTGCTCTCCAC
This window contains:
- a CDS encoding ThuA domain-containing protein, which encodes MKYPILYKLVCVFAFILLAGSVSGKKPIKTLIVTGQNNHNWQVSNVALKKIMEQSGRFVVDVAVSPAAGEDMSSFSPNFAAYQLVVVDYNGDSWIEATKQNFISFARNGGGIVIYHAADNAFSNWPEFNKICALGGWEGRDEKSGPYVYWLDGKLIEDSAPGPGGSHGKQHEYVLNARDEVHPIMKGLPKKWRHATDELYDRMRGPGNIQDILFTAYSDKSTNGSGREEPLMFTVNYEKARIFHTMLGHAGESLENNPAMQCTGFQITFLRGAEWAATGKVTIKVPEDFPTETRVTSRLDYK
- a CDS encoding ROK family protein, which gives rise to MKKEGSYIGVDLGGTNMRVAKVKDGVIVDLKIWPTPRFAKSCEETIQALISIISEVFDKEVLSIGIGVPSVVDRRAGIVYNVANIPYWEEVHLKELLTQRFSVPVFVDNDANCFALGERYFGKGQTVSNFVGLTIGTGLGGGIIQQGQLLADANCGSGEFGEIPYKEHNLEYYCSGSYFMNVWQTNGKEMYDLAVLQDSRALEAYRQFGLHLADAVKIVVLTLDPQMIVFGGSVADAHRFYEASMLEGLKDFPYPNSIRNLQIEFSTLENAGILGAVSLCY
- a CDS encoding putative transporter produces the protein MSWLNELLWGEGIAHSVMLLAFVIAAGIQLGKIKIFGISLGITFVLFVGILLGQIGFKMNHEVLHFMKEFGLILFVYSVGMQVGPGFFSSFKKGGITLNMLACGIVLLGVATTIILHFVTGVPMATMVGILSGAVTNTPGLGAAQQAYNDVFGTTDNTIALGYAVAYPLGVVGIILSLIVIRYVFRVSFEKENEALNATEGKNTNEAKPISLMVKNPAIFNKSVSEVSALIENRDFVISRISHVNNEVEIPSSTTVLCENDKIFVITTERDAEALRTFIGEEIDMDRKEWIRKDSQFINRRILITKSELNGKRLGTLKLRNLYGVNITRVNRSGVDLVANPNLTLQVGDRVNVVGTESAIESVEKVLGNSMKRLNEPNLLFIFVGIFLGIFLGSIPFVFPGIPQPVKLGLAGGPLIVSILISRFGYKYKLVTYTTMSANLMLREIGITLFLACVGIGAGDGFIDTIVNNGGLSWIGYGFAITTIPLLIIGTIGRYFFKLNYFTLMGLIAGSTTDPPALAYANMTAGNDAPAVGYATVYPLTMFLRVLTAQLLILFFV
- a CDS encoding peptidylprolyl isomerase gives rise to the protein MKKLHFILINIMLSSVLAYCYAQEKTVTFTTSAGVIKARLYNDVPNHTSVFIKKAANGDYNGTLFTRVIKEFMIQGGSPDSKNAPAGARCGFGDRRSEILPEFRNHYFHKKGALAAPRQNDDINPKKKSDMSQFFIVHGKVYTDGALDTLELIKNQPIRRKAMDTYYKPFKTELEILKKDNPREFNKRVVEINSKVDSVIRSTPGHLIFTEEQRKAYTTLGGCPHLDGFYTIYGEVTEGFEVIDAIANQPKDAYDRPKKDIRIIKVTIQ